cacctagaaagcttcaacaccaaagcttcacctacaaagcttcaacacaaaaccttgctccaaataaacaaattttgttcacaaaacctaaacattttttgttttacacccacaagggcccaaaatcttccttcttatttattcacttatatatgttcccaaacatattatgatagatcaaataataattcaaagtccaaaatttagttatggacaaaaatacaagcaattcaccagtactgaagttgctacaaaaactggaatcttccccagcctagaaatccaacaaagcttcgcctccttttctctattaaatttttgcagctgctgcttctctccaatggagctgaattttggacaccctctagttcttgagcagatgaacaactttcaagaaggaaccatttctgtttgagccacggaaattaaagtgttgaagctccaagcatgacagtcggattcttgcagatttcgaagctgctgtgatgtttcgaagatctggaaatatttaaccattagttcattctgaatttttgatatgttatgaaagagacgatgaggaacaacttcaatgaagaaagcatgctgatctgaacaatagaaaatggagtttcgaagctcacaacaaatctgacgggttgacagaaaaataataaccagtccttcatcatacctgaatttcttgagttatacagctccgagggatctcaattttggatatgttgtagttcacaagttaaggaacaacttcgctGAAGAACGTATGTTGATctaagcaagagaaaatggagtttttgaagctcacaacagGTCTGAcgtgttgacagacaaatgatgaaCAATCACTCGTCGTACCTGAATTTCTAGAGTTGTACTGATCTGATggctctcaaatttggatatgttgtagttaaggaattaaagaacaactttcatgaagacaactttgtgattcgagctACAGCTGAGGGtcttatattgaaaaccaattcaggttgttaggggaaatgaaaaccaattccaccaaagaaacatcattatgatgtttcatcattatggtgttttcatcattatgatgctttcatcattgagatgcttccatcattgtgatgcttccattatgattgtcatgcaccaacggttacaccctcTATCATagcagtatgtgtgtgtatctccCTATAGTCATCATGTGCAAGACTATCGTAGTCAGATGGCTTTCCATAAAACAGCTACCAaccgttacaccttctgcaattccacttattcgggcctagcaaccttcataaacaaaatatatgaagaaaaagtccggggctaccacttagaaaacaaaagaatgaagttttggtacttacgacatggactattagcaagacacctcattcgtcaactccctcgactaaagacttgggggactcccaccatatgctactacgccttggtactcaaaagttcgtgactactcagtgacttggatttttcaagtctccaaccgagaagttttcctcactcgggaaattaagggaacactacctcaaactacatgcttcactcacaaagcttcaacaatacaggtttcaacaaaagcaaaaattcaaagaactttatgaagaaggctttggtgtatttaacacaatatgttgaaatgaagcaaagcttatttattaatattttcgataagccacaaatatgtacatatacatgagtcaaaataaacaaacaaaagggagccttcacaaaggttgcttaggggaagtctcagcagtcggtagagccccagaaagagaaagcaccggagggtggttatccagagcctcagtacttgacaaaaccccagaaggaggaggcattggaagttcatcatttgaagcttcattaccaggtacagccccagaggacgaaggcaataaatgcctttggaacaaacccacaaaccgctgatgatcaagtaaaaccttaccatcagattccttcatctggtcaagcttcctcttcatgtttgtagcatagtcatgggcgagccggtgcaactgcttattctcatgcttgagccctctaatctcctgtttgagactcatcacttcagcagccaatgattcaacttggcgggttctagcaaataggcgttgggccatattagacacagaacctgcacactgaacactaagagccagagagtccttaacagccaactcatcagaccgtttggaaaatagtctattatcttttggagtgagaaggttcctggccaccactgcagcggtcatatcattcttcatcacagaatccccaacggtaagaggaccagtaggggatatgaaggatgggcgccatatgttgtctggagaaggcgtggctgtctcttctccaaggttcaagtcaaaacgacggtcggagggtccagacattttcaaatgtgttgaagaaggaagaggtcagacaaatcaagatcttagaagtgcaagaaatgagcttctactggtagagattcaagtgtgctgtggaacttaatgccagcctctataaaaatctgcactcgacggagcttcagaaatcgaagaggcgtttgctttctcaaaagctgggctgctcagagaccacgagggccgatctcagaaatcgaagaggcgtttgctttctcaaaagctgggctgctcagagaccacgagggccgatctcagaaatcgaagaagcacctgcttttgcagcctcgtcagcacctgtcacatgcacaatcagctttgcggaaattacgggcaatctgtcgaagatttctggtgaagtagaaagcacgtgaatcttactgttcaatcaccgctctccatatgcaccatcaactcctcgggtaccacatataactttgtcaaagatctctgacaaagtttaggcacgagaatttcgaagttccagctaccctactattactcataagggtaaaggaacagcaccactgcttgacaactggaaagtccctatgtgtgtcgacctccgtgttttgcggcaagataggttggcaagaacgtccaacctttactcacattcgaaaaaagactcccaacataattactttcttaaaaaccggagtagcaccgttttccgaatctcgagagtcagatcctcgacgggattgcttgttcgaaaaccgaagaggcacaactctcagaacttcgagagccagatttccttagataaagcttgtctgtaatcttcacacgtaatatcagctttccagataccacataccactttttcaaagtgctctgacaaaattaaaacacgtgaagctggcagctcccactacattgctgtgaccaagaagggtaaaggaatagcattactacttgttattgggaaatccctatatacattgacctccctcctcaacggacaggcaaacctgcaaaaatgctcaaccctttctcgcattcgaaaaggcaccctcaacataacctctcgaaatactcagctttatttccccccgataatacctcagcaaataagccacaccaagaacaagagtatctcatatcatcagggtcgaaagcaagagtatcccatatcatgctttctccctgtctttgtctttgtccttgtccacacctgcaggacaaggagaaagagagcagtcagtcggaacctgaaatcaaacctccaatttggaactgactgcctggagcctttgcctggttgcttacttagcattgctctcgagtactcatcctcaactgctgtcaaggtcacgaattccaccggcaaatacctcatgacagttgatcagatattggctctttacactgaagctgccaagcggggatgagtcactatgaaggaatgttctgaaggaccatttaaatgcaaaggttgcacaccacttctgccatgcaaaagattgaagcagaaggttcaacggtgggctgaaacagatcactacagcacgacacctttccataccacattcattattccgtcaatagcaaaagtatcccatatcatcaaggtcgaacgtactctagatttgatggacttgttttgaccctcaaatttttgagtcggctttatactctgaagggcaccagaaaaccctccagcacagttcaagaataagcctgtggaaagttacttcttcaaaagcaaaagtatctcatatcatctcttatccatttgcttctccttatcctgacagttgaatgagagacaaggagaagaagaacaatcaaccggaagccgaagtcaaacctctgatcctgggttgcttacttggaagtttgactgcttaccttgtctgtcacctctttcggcagatctcctagcttggcgacttgggggactcctactatagggtttgtatcacacttgactaagcccgaaactacaactaagcttcaagtgaaattgatacattaccttgtgcgtcaacatcagctaaatacaccattcccggatggaggaaaagtacttccagagaagggcagatgaagatcagaccacacttcggtacttagaagtttcgtgattactcaagggattggatcttgcaagtccccaaccgaggagtttccctcactcgggaacttaggggagcactgtttgtaccatacttgaccaatcccgaaactaccgagcaccggccaacgctatactgtcaaggacccagaagagttcccctccgaccaggaggccaatcactactcgacacgtgtcaagattagaagccaatcagagcgcagcacgtgtcaacatcaagaaccaatcataacatgacacatgtcaatgtgacaaagctacaagtttttctataaataggggtcattcccccacaatattgcctaatgccatttgtgttaaatcattcacaagaactcactaaattgagagcttgatcctttgtacttgtgtaagcccttcactactaataagaactcctctactccgtggacgtagccaatctgggtgaaccacgtacatcctgtgtttgcttctctgtctctattcatttacgtacttatcctcactagtgaccgaagcaaccaagcgaaggtcacaaaacctgacactttctgttgtaccaaagtcttcgctgattttgtgcatcaacaaagttgATTTTTCCCTTTCCTAAAACCTTGGCACTTTCACCATTTGCAGTTGACACTTGAGAAGGTTTTGATAATTTTTCAAACTTATGAAACTTAGAAACTTGGTTGGTCATATGATCTGTGGCACCCGAATCAACAATCAAAAAATCATGCAACATATTTACATTAAGAGCAGTTTTGAATGAATTCATGATACCTTGCATGTCTTCTTGAGGTATGTGTTCAGTGTCTGACATGAAACCAGCAAACTTGCCTAGCAAAGCTGTTGagttttcatcttcaaaattgaccgtttGATCACTTTCAATCCCTTATTTCTTGCTTTGAAGATACTCTGCAAACTCATTTATGAGTGCAGCCGGATTTgctgtgaagcttttgagtgtGTCAGACCTATTTGAGGTTGAGGCAGATGCATGGTTGGCTCTATGTGTAGCTCGGTTCAGCTTTTGAAAGCCCTTGTTGTCCTTCATAAAATCAGGTTTTAATTTTGGATGTAAAATACAACATGTCTCTTTAACATGACCGGTATAGTTGCAGTGATGGCACTTCAAGTGTGGATTCTTCCTTTTGTATTTTCCTTCGTTGGTTAGATAGGCCCTAGCTTCAGATACATTGGTCTTTATACCAATGTTCATGACTTTCCTTCGTACTTCTTCACATTGGATTGTTGTACATACACTGGTGAAGGAAGGCAGTTCAGTGTTCATAAGTATGTAGCTTCGTAGGTCTTCATATTCTGCATCGAGACTTAACAAGAGTTGGAATATCTTGTATTCTTCTGCCCTCTTCAGTAGCACAGATGCTTCAGTTGTATAGGGTCGATACAATtccaactcattccacatgCTCTTCATGCTGCCTAGAAGTTGTACAAAAGGCTTTCCTTTTTGTTGCAGGTTGGAAATGTCCTTTTTTAATTGAAACACACGTGCAACATTGTTCTGACTACCATACATTTCCTTGACAGTCTCCCATAGCTTGAATGATGATTCAGAATAATTGAATATTTCAGCTAGTTTACGTTCCATGGAATTTAGGAGCCAGGACATAATTAGCTGATCCTTGCATAGCCAGGTTTCATAAGTTGAAGAGGAAGAATCAGGAACTTCGATGCTTCCATTTATAAACCCTAACTTGGACATTTCACCTAGGGCAAGACTTACTACTCTTGACCAAGGCAAGTAATTAAACTCATTCAACAAGATTgagcttaatctttgattagGGTTGACATCCATCTTAGACACATTCAAGGAGGAAATGACCTATGAACTTTCAGCTTCAGACCCAGAAGGATTTTCTTTCGCCATATTGAAGGTTGAATAAGATCGGATGATAGTAATGCAGAAGCAGGTTATTTTCcctgctctaataccatgttGCTTTTCAAAGATTGTTTTTGTATTGCTTTTCTTATCTGCAACGCAACTCTACAGCCAAATATAAGGAGGCTATCCTTCTTTCCTTAATTTATGCCATAATCAGAGGCTTTAGGAAAGCTAACAGCAGCTCCTTGAATTAAGGAGTTGACCACTATACAAGAATTGCTAaacataagaaaaagaaaagacagccgacacttagaaaacaataactAAATCCCTATTGTCCAAGACTTCCAATAGGTACGAATGGGAAATTGGAGCGTTAGTCCATCAATTTTAGTCGAGCTTTGCTCTCTGAATCAAAAGTCCAAGAGTATTGGTCTAGAACTTGTCACAATGTGAAACAACAATCCTTTTGAGGTTACAACTATGGTCTCTTATTTCCCTTTAAAATGTTTTATTTTGTAAGAtaaaaaatgttttattttggatgaaggttgtcaCGGTGCTATCCAAAATAATTATTACTAcacattttaataaatttaCGATACAGACAGAATCACTTTGCATCCAATGTCTCCACATACATTCAATAATTCACACATGAAAACTTGGAATCAAAATTCTCCATTAGAACTGAAAGCATCTCCTTGGCGTAATGCGGTTATCTCTTGCTCGACTAAACAGAACAAACATCAGAATTAAAATTCTACAAGACTCAACACTTACATGAGTAATGAAAGAAAACAGGAATATGGTTTTGATTAGAGAACACTAAACTTGTTCGTTACATCATAATTAAGCGATTAGTTGCAACAGTCAATACGAAAGCATATCTTGAATTACTAATCTTAATGCTACCAGTAGCAATTACACTAAACTTTTTGCATCAGACaacataacaacaacaacaggcCAACCGTATTCACTGCATGATGTTCTGAAGCCTGTTTGTCAAGGAAGAAACACAAGGCAGGTGAGATTTGTCAAACAGAATTTCCATGACCTCTTGGACCACTTCACCTTTTCTTCCTCTTAGCACCTCCCTCACAGCGCCCTCGTCAGGCTCAAATCCATTGCCCTTCATCTGATTCAAAAACTCCCTTCCCTTCTCCACTCCCTTGTCCCTCTGCCGAGTAAAGCCCTCAAACACTGCTGTGTAGGTACCTGCGTTATGatgcattttctttttcatcatATCCAGCAAGTTAACCTTGGCAGACTTAAACAAGTTTGGATCAGCAGAGAGTGCCTTGATGAGGACACTATAAGTGTACAAGTTATGAGTGATCTTAGCCGCTAACATGTGAAGGTAGGCATCGAAAGCTCCCTTAATCTTGCCAGCAGCAACATAGGCCTGGATGATAGTTGTGTGCATGACAAATGAGGGATATATGCCCGTCTCAAAGACCGGCTCAAAAAGCTCAAATGCCTCATCCCCATAGCTATCATCCACCAGACCACTGAGCATATCAAATCCAAATTTCATGACTGCCTCTCGATCGATGCGCCACTTTAAGAAGATTTCTTTCATCTCCTCATCATCGATTCTGGTGGCATATTCGAACATCCTGAATGTATCAACTGCATCTTCAAGATGGTCGTGGAACTCAAAATAACTTGGGTTGTCAAGCACAAGACCCTTATCTTTAATTTGCTTCATAAACTCTATGGCCTCCTCTATCACCTTCGTCTTGCTGTCCGACTGGCAGGCAATGGCCTCCATCACGAGGGTATAGGTACCGGAATCAGGCTGCATTCCCTTCTCAAGCATTTGTAGAAAGTACTTCTTGGCATACTGAACAGCAGAGGGGCAAAGATTATGGAAGGCGTGCATCTTGATGATCATATTGTACGATTCAGCCTTAATTGGGATCCCATATTCTAACATGAGCAAGATTGTTTCCAAGTCTTCTGGGTCGCCTTCTTTGCCTGATATACTGCAAAAATGGGTGCAATCAGATATTGCAATGGCATGTTAAACAATGACAGCAAGTATGTTAGATAATCTGGAACGAAATCTAGAATTGAGTGAAGGACTAAACCAGCTACATTAGGTAGACTCCCTTTTTTATATGGATCGAAATTGGTTGCTAACTACATAGCATAGCGATCAATCAGCACACAACAAAACTTGGATGTACTCACCATCTTTCTCCTTTAAGACTTTTATCCTCTTAGCTAGCACAGCCTCAGCAAACTCCATGTACTCCATGTCCTCTGCCTTAGCTCCCTTGGACATGGCTTCATAGATATCACTATTAGGTATTATTCTCTTGTCCAACATCTCAAGAAAGTATTTCCTGGCAATCAGAACGAAATCCGAGTCAGCAGACAGTGCCTTGATCAGTACACTGTAAGTGTACAAATTGGGGTCGACCCCATTGACCAACATGTGCTTGTAAGCCTTGAGAGCACCATTAGCCTTCCCAGCATTGGCGTAGGCCTCAATCACGACAGTATGGATGGCCACGTCGGGAATTATTCCCCTCTTGTTCTGTTTATAGAATTCATTGGCTTGATCAACTTGGTTGTCCTTTAACAAACCATGATACATTCTCCATGCTTCTTCCACAATCCAATTGGTGCGCAtcttttcaaatgtttgttgcATTTCCTTATCATTAGTGTCTTTGGTAGCACTTTCAAACACCTTCCTTTGACGAAAAGCAGCTTCAACTAGGCCTTCAGTGATAAATGGAATTTCTTGATCCCTCTCAGCTGTATGAAAATCATCTGGAGGAAGCACAAACCCTTTAGCTTTAATCAGCTCTCCAAACTCCTTTCTATCTCTGCCCTCATCAAGTTTCTCAAACAAGGCAATGTAGGTGCCAGAAGTTGGCTGCAATCTTTTGTCCAACATTTCCACAAAGTACATCTTTGCAAACTTAACGAAATGTGGAAAATTAGGGTCCCTAAGGGAGCAAGAAGCAAGTTCTTTGATGATCACGGTATAGGTGTACGCATTGGGGGTTATCTCGTTTGCTAACATCTTCAGAAACACTTTGCAAACATCACTAGTTCTTCAGGCACTGGCATATGAGTCCATGACGGCGGTGAGGGGGACAACCTTGGGAACAATACCATTGTTGCCGGCCTGGGACCCGATCTCAGCAGCCACGTCAAGGTTGAGGCCGTATCTGGTCAATTCGACAATCATCTTGATTGTCTGTGCGCACATGCTTTCTTGGGTCAACATGTTTTGGAGGATTTGGTCGTAGTCTTTGGGGGCATATTTCATATCGTCCAATTGCTTCAAGTCGCTCAAAGAGAGGTTGCTGGTGGTCTTGGAGGAAGACGCCATTGCTGAAAATGAAAGGAACTTGTGAtcgaaaacaaagaaaatgacaagTTTGTCAGCCAAAAACTAGTGAAAGAAGAGAGCTTTGTCACCAGAAACCAAGAAAATGAGACAACTTGTatgcaaaaacaaagaaaatgagagAGCTTTATGTCAGCACTGTAAATCCATATGAACCCTAACTCATTGAACAAACGGGATACTCTTAAATATTTTAGCAAGATCTGGAAACTAAATGTATAACCAAACAAGATGATGAAAATACACGCCTGCTGCTTGTGAGGAAAAATAAAAGCAGAGAACTTGACAACACTTGTGGgtaaaaccaaagaaaatgagagaacTTGGGAGAAAAAACAGAGAAAATGAAAGCTTTTGAGCAAAAACTAAGAAAATGAGAGAATTAGTGActaaaaactaagaaaataagAACTCTTTTGGCCAAAATCAACGAGAAAATGAGAACAATTGTGGAAAAACCAAAGGAGAGAATTAGTgacaaaaaaaactaagaaaatgaGAGGGCTTTTGAGcaaaaaaccaagaaaacaagAGAATTAGTGACAAAATACTAAGAAATGAGAGAGCCTTTGAGCAAAAACTaagaaaatgagagaatttGTGACaataaaactaagaaaatgAGAGAGGTTAGAGCAAAGGCACAGGAAAGGCGACAACTTTggtgcaaaaacaaaaaaaatggaaagcTTTTGAGCAAAAACTAAGAAAAGGAGAGAGCCTTTGATTTTATTCAACAAAACATAAATCCCAACCAAAATGCTACAAAATAAGTAAATGATCAACCAAACCAACAAGAAGACAAGAGAAAAGAAACAAACCTGAAAATGCTTCCGGTGGAATGGATTCGTAGCTGCTGCGAGTGGAGCTTTTAGTATTTGGAGGAAACAAAGTAGAGAGCTTGAGAGGGATTTTTCAGTATTTTTttcagtgaaaaaaaaatgacgCCTGAGAGAATCTTAAAGGAAGATGTCAAAATTGCCACGTAAGCATACAACAGTTAAAAATGGCAACAAACTCTGCTTTGTTTCCTACATGGTaa
The nucleotide sequence above comes from Malus sylvestris chromosome 16, drMalSylv7.2, whole genome shotgun sequence. Encoded proteins:
- the LOC126609156 gene encoding pentatricopeptide repeat-containing protein At5g65560-like codes for the protein MLANEITPNAYTYTVIIKELASCSLRDPNFPHFVKFAKMYFVEMLDKRLQPTSGTYIALFEKLDEGRDRKEFGELIKAKGFVLPPDDFHTAERDQEIPFITEGLVEAAFRQRKVFESATKDTNDKEMQQTFEKMRTNWIVEEAWRMYHGLLKDNQVDQANEFYKQNKRGIIPDVAIHTVVIEAYANAGKANGALKAYKHMLVNGVDPNLYTYSVLIKALSADSDFVLIARKYFLEMLDKRIIPNSDIYEAMSKGAKAEDMEYMEFAEAVLAKRIKVLKEKDGKEGDPEDLETILLMLEYGIPIKAESYNMIIKMHAFHNLCPSAVQYAKKYFLQMLEKGMQPDSGTYTLVMEAIACQSDSKTKVIEEAIEFMKQIKDKGLVLDNPSYFEFHDHLEDAVDTFRMFEYATRIDDEEMKEIFLKWRIDREAVMKFGFDMLSGLVDDSYGDEAFELFEPVFETGIYPSFVMHTTIIQAYVAAGKIKGAFDAYLHMLAAKITHNLYTYSVLIKALSADPNLFKSAKVNLLDMMKKKMHHNAGTYTAVFEGFTRQRDKGVEKGREFLNQMKGNGFEPDEGAVREVLRGRKGEVVQEVMEILFDKSHLPCVSSLTNRLQNIMQ